The Methanocella arvoryzae MRE50 genome includes a region encoding these proteins:
- a CDS encoding ABC transporter permease, with protein sequence MKDFYELIGNGSVITIILAFMCVIVLSSMYTLDQIRPSTEKVEVSGVMLNQLSYDIMSYGSIFAIVIGFFSMSVEKTGKALNTLVTKPVFRDTIINGKMLACMIFLMMVFCLVIAIYTAVLLILGGDAVGSALYDYVLRLPIVLIVVVLDAMFYMALSILLSILIRRPGVALLSTMVMFIFLDVIEPSVSFACNIVTILGDNGLYDHIRNFSPSTSLSSLVSSGLFDASVDIDSVLSSCWGDMTRLLLFVVILMFLCYTMFIRRDIS encoded by the coding sequence ATGAAAGATTTTTATGAGTTGATAGGTAACGGTAGTGTCATTACTATAATTTTAGCATTTATGTGCGTGATTGTTTTGTCGTCCATGTATACCCTGGATCAAATACGGCCGTCTACAGAAAAAGTAGAAGTTTCAGGTGTCATGCTAAATCAGCTATCCTATGATATAATGTCATATGGTAGCATTTTTGCTATAGTGATTGGGTTTTTCTCGATGTCGGTCGAAAAAACTGGTAAGGCCCTTAATACGTTAGTTACCAAGCCTGTGTTCCGGGATACTATTATCAATGGGAAAATGCTTGCATGTATGATTTTTCTCATGATGGTGTTTTGCCTTGTAATCGCCATTTATACTGCGGTATTGCTCATCTTAGGGGGCGATGCCGTGGGCAGTGCTTTGTATGATTATGTTTTACGGCTGCCAATTGTTTTAATTGTGGTAGTTCTGGATGCCATGTTTTACATGGCTCTCTCCATTTTACTTTCAATTCTGATAAGGAGGCCAGGAGTTGCACTGCTATCTACGATGGTTATGTTTATATTCCTCGATGTGATCGAGCCATCGGTCAGTTTTGCCTGTAATATTGTAACTATTCTTGGCGACAATGGCTTATATGATCACATCCGTAACTTTTCTCCGTCAACATCACTCTCAAGCTTGGTCTCCAGTGGGCTATTTGATGCTTCTGTCGATATAGATAGTGTTTTAAGCTCTTGCTGGGGGGACATGACCAGACTTTTACTTTTCGTAGTTATTCTCATGTTTTTATGTTATACCATGTTCATCCGGAGGGATATCTCATGA
- a CDS encoding RCC1 domain-containing protein: MFTLSSVSCCTAAPSDDIVDISTSDIHELVVLSNGTVWAWGSNSYGQCSPDIHENNIDANCPVMVAGLSDITAVSARLCSTSLALKSDGTVWAWGSNTGGGLGRGIPTAYDASDDFWKPEPVPGLTNVIAIAASPQTALALKDDGTVWAWGMNDRGQLGTEAIPMGDFSYASSPVQVEGLSDVKAIATGCQNGFAVKNDGTVWAWGAGSSVLSSQHGYKVGVARTPVLVPGFTDVKSLSIGGSHALLLKNDGSVWAWGSDWRGALGINSSAYDTPDCYNTRTPVQVPGLADVVAIDVSNGHSVALCGDGSVWSWGANYGGQIGDGSLEDVNRPWRVPVKDIVLISGSSMVDRDGNIYKCTKQGVSKLDFKFNTGQEQSQQAINNTELKPVASEQPAATVPVELAPSEQATSTPVSSTLPGGNSVLTIGVLLITVVAMGFIVYLAIRK; encoded by the coding sequence GTGTTCACGTTAAGTTCTGTATCTTGCTGTACAGCAGCCCCGTCCGACGATATCGTGGATATTAGTACAAGCGATATCCATGAACTGGTAGTTCTCTCCAATGGGACGGTGTGGGCGTGGGGAAGTAACTCTTACGGTCAGTGCAGCCCTGACATCCATGAAAATAACATCGATGCTAATTGTCCTGTGATGGTTGCCGGCCTGTCGGATATCACGGCAGTATCTGCCAGGTTATGTTCAACGTCATTGGCACTGAAGTCCGACGGCACAGTCTGGGCCTGGGGCAGTAATACAGGAGGCGGGCTTGGCAGGGGGATACCCACTGCGTATGACGCTTCCGACGACTTCTGGAAACCTGAGCCGGTTCCGGGCTTAACAAATGTCATTGCTATTGCAGCCTCGCCACAGACCGCTCTGGCATTAAAAGATGATGGGACAGTATGGGCGTGGGGCATGAACGATCGTGGACAACTGGGGACCGAAGCAATTCCCATGGGGGATTTTAGCTATGCTTCATCTCCTGTACAGGTCGAAGGCTTGAGTGATGTAAAGGCTATCGCTACAGGATGCCAAAATGGGTTTGCGGTGAAGAACGACGGGACCGTGTGGGCGTGGGGCGCTGGAAGTTCGGTGTTGTCATCCCAACATGGGTATAAAGTCGGTGTCGCGAGGACGCCTGTTTTAGTCCCGGGCTTTACTGATGTCAAGTCCCTTTCCATCGGGGGGAGCCATGCGCTCCTGTTAAAGAACGATGGGTCTGTGTGGGCGTGGGGTAGTGACTGGCGTGGGGCGCTGGGCATTAACTCTTCAGCCTATGATACTCCTGATTGCTATAATACCCGTACTCCGGTTCAGGTTCCCGGATTAGCTGACGTGGTAGCTATTGACGTAAGTAACGGCCATTCTGTCGCTCTTTGCGGTGATGGCAGTGTGTGGTCCTGGGGGGCTAATTATGGGGGGCAGATAGGCGATGGTTCGCTTGAGGATGTTAATAGGCCGTGGCGTGTGCCGGTTAAAGATATCGTGCTGATCAGTGGCTCCTCGATGGTCGACCGTGATGGAAACATCTATAAATGTACGAAACAGGGAGTATCGAAGCTTGATTTCAAATTCAACACTGGCCAGGAGCAGTCTCAGCAAGCTATTAACAATACTGAACTGAAACCTGTTGCGTCTGAACAGCCGGCGGCAACCGTGCCGGTTGAGCTTGCTCCTTCGGAACAGGCTACTAGTACGCCTGTCAGCAGTACTCTGCCCGGCGGAAACTCGGTCCTGACGATCGGAGTTTTATTAATCACGGTTGTCGCTATGGGCTTCATCGTGTACCTGGCGATCAGAAAATAG
- a CDS encoding ABC transporter permease, with translation MKEMLMVACHQMQDTLREPLVLCITGLIMFIILLNAAANAIIIPGIDLHVDDGNDHFFSVGMSNPLFETSILMSILSLFIGLLTITEERTNGSLRILIPKPLYRRDIFMGKYLGLSLLLLFIIITLILLCVSTQIILYRAPFSTEDLILRVSSYIFVLFLSCEMTLGISMLIGVLFKNLLSVLIYSGAFLCLEWYFVPPESLRGIVRYVVPKQLYITVLEADGKAFIFETVCSFESWLHGSLPLIILMIVEILLLVLISSWLFSRDDI, from the coding sequence ATGAAAGAAATGCTGATGGTCGCATGTCACCAGATGCAGGATACGCTGAGGGAACCGCTAGTGCTCTGCATTACCGGTTTAATTATGTTTATAATACTACTCAACGCCGCCGCCAATGCCATTATTATCCCGGGGATTGATCTGCATGTAGATGATGGCAATGATCATTTTTTCTCTGTAGGAATGAGTAATCCGCTTTTCGAAACATCAATTTTAATGTCCATTCTCTCCTTGTTTATCGGATTGCTGACTATCACGGAAGAGCGGACGAACGGGTCTTTGAGGATATTGATACCTAAGCCACTTTACAGAAGAGATATCTTTATGGGAAAATATTTGGGCTTATCTTTACTGCTGTTATTTATCATTATTACTTTAATATTACTATGCGTATCGACGCAAATCATACTGTACCGGGCCCCGTTCTCCACCGAGGATCTGATTCTCCGGGTATCCTCATACATATTTGTACTATTTCTTTCCTGTGAGATGACTTTGGGTATTTCGATGCTGATCGGCGTATTGTTTAAAAATTTGCTTTCAGTACTAATATACTCTGGGGCATTTTTATGTTTGGAATGGTATTTTGTACCCCCCGAGTCATTGCGAGGGATCGTACGGTACGTCGTACCAAAACAATTATACATTACGGTACTCGAAGCAGATGGGAAAGCATTTATATTTGAGACAGTATGTTCATTCGAGTCCTGGCTACACGGCTCGCTTCCTCTGATAATTTTAATGATCGTAGAGATACTACTTTTAGTGTTGATATCTAGCTGGTTGTTCAGTAGGGATGATATTTGA
- a CDS encoding flavodoxin family protein — MADKPFTLVIFTSMSGHTEALARAIAEGAGSLRNTTAEVKRARDVTPDDIGRASALAFGSPTYFSYMSGELKMLFDEFLPYKERFQGKPVIAFATGEGGQSKCIESIEGILESFGVDMVHRSDILTAGLAVQGMLDQKAKNEAVNAGKKLADAGVCFACRKATEEQGVTIGGEKPTM, encoded by the coding sequence ATGGCTGACAAGCCTTTCACGCTGGTTATTTTCACATCCATGTCGGGACACACGGAGGCGCTGGCCCGGGCGATAGCGGAGGGCGCCGGGTCGCTGAGGAATACGACCGCTGAGGTGAAGCGGGCGAGGGACGTCACTCCGGACGACATCGGGCGGGCCTCGGCGCTGGCCTTCGGGTCGCCGACGTACTTCAGCTACATGAGCGGGGAGCTGAAGATGCTGTTCGACGAGTTCCTGCCGTATAAAGAAAGGTTCCAGGGCAAGCCAGTGATCGCCTTCGCTACGGGCGAAGGCGGGCAGTCGAAGTGTATCGAGAGCATCGAGGGCATACTGGAGTCGTTCGGGGTCGACATGGTGCACAGGTCGGACATTCTGACTGCAGGGCTTGCGGTGCAAGGCATGCTGGACCAGAAAGCGAAGAACGAGGCTGTGAATGCAGGTAAAAAGCTGGCTGATGCCGGGGTTTGCTTCGCATGCCGGAAGGCGACCGAGGAGCAGGGTGTCACGATCGGAGGGGAGAAGCCGACTATGTGA